In Janthinobacterium sp. 67, a genomic segment contains:
- a CDS encoding HAD family hydrolase encodes MKKFLFVDLDDTLFQTPKKCPGETDLQAAAYLKNGDACSFTTARQRAFFEFAQSGMTLIPATARNGDAFRRVDLPFTSYSVLDYGGIVLQPGGALDAGWLALMQNDMQTALPGLRDAMRIIDDFQTRTGMPSRARLIEDYDTPFYIVVKDHEARGERLADIEEQVLRQWIAAEGSDYFIHRNGNNLAVLPKTLNKARAVAYLRAELEAEHGPIVSFGMGDSRSDARFMAACDYAIIPNGTQLAALTVAAL; translated from the coding sequence TTGAAGAAATTCCTGTTTGTTGACCTGGACGACACACTGTTCCAGACCCCGAAAAAATGCCCGGGCGAGACCGACCTGCAAGCGGCCGCCTATTTGAAAAATGGCGACGCCTGCTCGTTTACGACGGCGCGCCAGCGCGCCTTCTTCGAGTTCGCGCAAAGCGGCATGACCCTGATACCCGCCACGGCGAGAAATGGCGACGCCTTCCGCCGCGTCGACCTGCCGTTTACCAGCTACAGCGTGCTCGATTACGGCGGCATCGTGCTGCAGCCGGGTGGTGCGCTCGACGCTGGCTGGCTGGCCCTGATGCAGAACGACATGCAGACGGCCTTGCCCGGCCTGCGGGACGCGATGCGCATCATCGACGATTTCCAGACCAGGACGGGCATGCCTTCGCGCGCGCGCCTGATCGAGGATTACGACACGCCGTTCTACATCGTCGTCAAGGACCATGAAGCGCGCGGCGAGCGCCTGGCCGACATCGAAGAGCAGGTGCTGCGGCAGTGGATCGCGGCGGAAGGTTCCGACTACTTCATCCACCGCAACGGCAACAACCTGGCCGTGCTGCCGAAGACCTTGAACAAGGCGCGCGCCGTGGCCTACCTGCGCGCGGAACTGGAAGCCGAACACGGCCCCATCGTCAGCTTCGGCATGGGCGACAGCCGTTCGGACGCGCGCTTCATGGCTGCCTGCGACTACGCCATCATCCCCAACGGTACCCAGCTGGCGGCACTCACGGTGGCGGCGCTATGA
- a CDS encoding phosphoribosyltransferase domain-containing protein — MNLVKQQMPTGELTLKVDEARFPLDWLIGFAARANAKRGFLFLSKVLGKHWPVTPRAMQTIHDDLAAQIPPSLPGPVVFIAMAETAVGLGQGVFEAWLRANPNGKALFLHSSRYRVGTVPFFEFEESHSHAPRQFLHLSDAASALFSTASSLVLIDDEASTGNTFANLVQVCRARYPQLEKLHLGVITNFMGQAANAGLSERFGLPTSIGAALSGQYAFQAGAAPAPVAASAQRFEANAERGASPAFGRIGVGRALTPPQGLAVRLAQEIGAGDSVLVLGTGEFMHPSFLLARELEALGKNVVVQSTTRSPILSWGSVGHIVHCDDNYGEGIANYLYNVAPGQYQHVFICHETPASPALMQLAGQLNGRLFHFQSETTIEEIPVC, encoded by the coding sequence ATGAACCTCGTCAAGCAGCAGATGCCCACGGGCGAGCTGACCTTGAAAGTGGACGAGGCGCGCTTTCCGCTGGACTGGCTGATCGGCTTTGCCGCGCGCGCCAACGCCAAGCGCGGCTTCCTGTTCCTTTCAAAAGTGCTGGGCAAACACTGGCCCGTCACGCCGCGCGCCATGCAAACCATCCACGACGACCTGGCCGCGCAGATCCCTCCCAGCCTGCCCGGTCCCGTCGTCTTCATCGCCATGGCGGAAACGGCCGTCGGCCTGGGCCAGGGCGTGTTCGAAGCGTGGCTGCGCGCCAACCCGAACGGAAAAGCGTTGTTTTTGCACAGCTCGCGCTACCGCGTGGGCACGGTGCCCTTCTTCGAATTCGAGGAATCGCACAGCCACGCGCCGCGCCAGTTTTTGCATTTGTCGGACGCGGCCAGCGCCCTGTTTTCCACGGCCAGCAGCCTGGTGCTGATCGACGATGAAGCGTCGACCGGCAACACCTTCGCCAACCTGGTGCAAGTGTGCCGCGCGCGCTATCCGCAGCTGGAAAAGCTGCACCTGGGCGTGATCACCAACTTCATGGGCCAGGCCGCCAATGCGGGCTTGAGCGAGCGTTTCGGCCTGCCCACCAGCATAGGCGCGGCGCTCTCCGGCCAGTATGCCTTCCAGGCCGGCGCTGCGCCGGCTCCCGTGGCGGCCAGCGCGCAGCGCTTCGAGGCGAATGCGGAACGGGGCGCCAGTCCCGCGTTCGGCCGCATCGGCGTGGGACGCGCCCTGACGCCGCCGCAAGGCCTGGCCGTGCGGCTGGCGCAGGAAATCGGCGCAGGCGACTCCGTGCTCGTGCTGGGCACGGGCGAATTCATGCACCCGTCGTTCCTGCTGGCGCGCGAACTCGAAGCGCTGGGCAAGAACGTCGTGGTGCAATCGACCACGCGCTCGCCGATTTTGTCATGGGGCTCCGTCGGCCACATCGTCCACTGCGACGACAACTACGGCGAAGGCATCGCCAATTACCTGTACAACGTGGCGCCTGGCCAGTACCAGCACGTTTTCATCTGCCATGAAACCCCGGCCAGCCCGGCCCTCATGCAACTCGCCGGCCAGTTGAACGGCCGCCTGTTCCACTTTCAGTCAGAGACCACAATTGAAGAAATTCCTGTTTGTTGA
- a CDS encoding ATP-grasp domain-containing protein, producing the protein MQRVWFNKTFSSVGTAMRLIREADMAATNGVPRYHIVCSNTNAHAAAFLAAHEYAVEPSGLTGLDYVEWCLEFCRERGITIFWPGKEAGLIGSASARFAAIGTRVLSVASEETLTLMHDKARFCDGLDLPMARPADYRAVTTIAEYDAAYTELRPLHRKLCIKPSESVYALGFAILDEERTSAQLLLAGAAYQINAQELRNGLAQMASFKTLLLMEYLDGHEYSADCVADQGTLVCAVPRKKLHGGGSGQLIELRADLLAACEKLARDYRLNGVFNIQFREGANGLALLEINPRMSGGIGMACAAGPNLPYLALAGFDQGFDKLAVPAIAEGMRVGEAAYAVELP; encoded by the coding sequence ATGCAAAGAGTCTGGTTCAACAAAACATTTTCCTCGGTCGGCACGGCCATGCGTTTGATCCGCGAAGCCGACATGGCCGCGACAAACGGCGTGCCCCGCTATCACATCGTGTGCAGCAATACGAATGCGCACGCTGCCGCCTTTTTGGCGGCCCACGAATATGCGGTCGAGCCGTCAGGCCTCACGGGTCTCGATTATGTCGAGTGGTGCCTGGAATTTTGCCGCGAGCGGGGCATCACGATTTTCTGGCCCGGCAAGGAAGCGGGCCTGATCGGCAGCGCCAGCGCGCGCTTCGCCGCCATCGGCACGCGCGTGCTCAGCGTGGCCAGCGAAGAGACCCTGACCCTGATGCACGACAAGGCGCGCTTCTGCGACGGCCTCGATCTGCCGATGGCGCGCCCGGCCGACTACCGCGCCGTGACCACCATTGCAGAATACGACGCCGCCTACACCGAGCTGCGCCCGCTGCATCGCAAGCTGTGCATCAAGCCGTCCGAATCCGTGTATGCCCTGGGCTTTGCCATTCTCGATGAGGAGCGCACCAGCGCCCAGCTGCTGCTGGCCGGCGCCGCCTACCAGATCAATGCGCAGGAATTGCGCAACGGCCTGGCGCAGATGGCATCGTTCAAGACCCTGCTGCTGATGGAATACCTCGATGGCCACGAATACAGCGCCGACTGCGTGGCAGACCAGGGCACGCTCGTTTGCGCCGTGCCGCGCAAGAAGCTGCACGGGGGCGGCAGCGGCCAGCTGATCGAGCTGCGCGCCGACTTGCTGGCGGCCTGCGAGAAACTGGCGCGCGACTACCGCCTGAATGGCGTCTTCAACATCCAGTTCCGCGAAGGCGCGAACGGCCTGGCGCTGCTGGAGATCAACCCGCGCATGTCGGGCGGCATCGGCATGGCTTGCGCGGCCGGCCCGAATTTGCCCTACCTGGCGCTGGCAGGTTTCGACCAGGGCTTTGACAAGCTCGCCGTGCCCGCCATCGCCGAAGGCATGCGCGTGGGCGAAGCCGCCTACGCCGTGGAGCTGCCATGA
- a CDS encoding TIGR00266 family protein yields the protein MPVFSVTGDVDPFLHVSMKQGETIYCESDAMVMMETALDLKGKMTGGLGSAIMRRFANGESFFQQHIEAVRGSGDCLLSPTLPGAIEVVDVGARQYLLNDGAFVAATSGTEMKVRTQSIGNALFAQSGGFFVMETAGTGQVVVSGFGSMFQLDVEPGKDVVIDNSHVVCWDNSLKYEISVTTGGGSGSGGGIGGFLGNIVNSVTSGEGIVLRFSGSGKVFICSRNRDAFLKWTASGKAG from the coding sequence ATGCCAGTATTTAGTGTCACGGGCGACGTCGATCCATTCCTGCACGTCAGCATGAAGCAGGGTGAAACCATCTATTGCGAATCCGATGCGATGGTGATGATGGAGACGGCGCTCGACTTGAAGGGCAAGATGACGGGCGGCCTGGGCAGCGCCATCATGCGCCGCTTCGCGAATGGCGAATCGTTCTTCCAGCAGCATATCGAAGCGGTGCGCGGCAGCGGCGACTGCCTGCTCTCGCCCACCCTGCCGGGCGCCATCGAAGTGGTCGACGTGGGCGCGCGCCAGTACCTGCTCAACGACGGCGCCTTTGTCGCCGCCACCTCGGGCACGGAAATGAAGGTGCGCACGCAAAGCATCGGCAACGCCCTGTTCGCCCAGTCGGGCGGCTTCTTCGTCATGGAGACGGCCGGCACGGGGCAAGTGGTGGTGTCGGGCTTCGGCTCCATGTTCCAGCTCGACGTCGAGCCGGGCAAGGACGTCGTGATCGACAATTCCCACGTGGTCTGCTGGGACAACAGCCTGAAATACGAGATTTCCGTGACCACGGGCGGCGGCTCGGGCAGTGGCGGCGGCATCGGCGGTTTCCTCGGCAATATCGTCAATAGCGTCACCAGCGGCGAAGGCATCGTGCTGCGCTTTTCCGGCTCGGGCAAAGTATTTATTTGCTCGCGCAACCGCGACGCCTTCCTGAAGTGGACGGCGTCGGGCAAAGCCGGCTGA
- a CDS encoding TerD family protein yields the protein MAISLQKGGNVNLSKEAPNLKKIIVGLGWDPRSTDGATFDLDGSAFLLKSDGKVRGDSDFIFYNNLKSTDGSVVHTGDNTTGEGEGDDERIEIDLTRVPNDIDRISITVTIHDADARRQNFGMVSKAFIRCLNAEGEKEIARYDLSEDSSTETAMIFGEIYRYNGEWKFKAIGQGFNGGLGPLARSFGVNA from the coding sequence ATGGCAATCAGTTTGCAAAAAGGCGGCAACGTCAACCTGAGCAAGGAAGCACCGAACCTGAAGAAGATCATCGTCGGCCTCGGCTGGGATCCTCGTTCGACGGACGGCGCCACCTTCGACCTTGACGGTAGCGCGTTCCTCCTGAAAAGCGACGGCAAAGTCCGTGGCGACTCTGACTTCATCTTCTACAACAACCTGAAGTCGACCGATGGCTCCGTCGTCCACACGGGCGACAACACCACGGGCGAAGGCGAAGGCGACGATGAGCGCATCGAAATCGACCTGACCCGCGTGCCAAACGACATCGACCGCATCAGCATCACCGTCACCATCCACGACGCCGATGCGCGCCGCCAGAACTTCGGCATGGTCTCGAAAGCCTTCATCCGTTGCCTGAACGCGGAAGGCGAAAAAGAAATCGCCCGCTACGACCTGTCCGAAGACAGCTCGACGGAAACGGCGATGATCTTCGGCGAAATCTACCGCTACAACGGCGAATGGAAGTTCAAGGCCATCGGCCAGGGCTTCAACGGCGGCCTGGGCCCCCTCGCACGTTCGTTCGGCGTCAACGCCTAA
- a CDS encoding DUF475 domain-containing protein: MRHFRISFLVTFVLMAVSGWWGYSHGGMPGMIQALWITGVLGIMEVSLSFDNAVVNASVLRHWNEFWQKLFLTVGILVAVFGMRLLFPLVIVSVATGLSLVDVWTMATTTPDVYAKHLTDNHAQVAAFGGAFLLLVFLNFLFDDEKELHWLGWAEEKVNALGTESLAVLITMGAVAACVAMGPVDEKYSVLASGIVGIAVYIGVNWISGLLEEGEPDLQDDEEEGAAPARNGNGDLVKSVARGSIGGFLYLEVLDASFSFDGVIGAFAITNDVVVIMLGLAIGAMFVRSMTVFLVHKGTLDEFVYLEHGAHYAIGILALIMLASVKYHIPEWFTGLSGVAFILVSLWSSLRYRKRHAAQA; encoded by the coding sequence ATGCGGCATTTCAGAATTTCCTTTTTAGTCACTTTTGTCCTGATGGCGGTGTCGGGCTGGTGGGGTTACAGCCATGGCGGCATGCCGGGCATGATCCAGGCGCTGTGGATCACGGGCGTGCTGGGCATCATGGAAGTGTCGCTGTCGTTCGACAATGCCGTGGTCAACGCCTCGGTCTTGCGCCACTGGAATGAATTCTGGCAAAAACTGTTCTTGACGGTCGGTATCCTCGTGGCCGTCTTCGGCATGCGGCTGCTGTTCCCGCTCGTCATCGTTTCCGTCGCCACGGGCCTGAGCCTGGTCGACGTGTGGACCATGGCCACCACGACGCCGGACGTGTATGCCAAGCACCTGACGGACAACCATGCGCAAGTGGCGGCCTTCGGCGGCGCTTTCCTGCTGCTGGTCTTCCTGAACTTCCTGTTCGACGACGAGAAGGAATTGCACTGGCTGGGCTGGGCCGAGGAAAAAGTCAACGCGCTGGGCACCGAAAGCCTGGCCGTGCTGATCACCATGGGCGCCGTGGCCGCTTGCGTGGCCATGGGGCCGGTCGATGAAAAATACAGCGTGCTCGCGTCGGGCATCGTCGGCATCGCCGTCTACATCGGCGTGAACTGGATCAGCGGCTTGCTGGAAGAAGGCGAACCGGACTTGCAGGATGACGAAGAAGAAGGCGCCGCGCCAGCCCGCAACGGCAATGGCGACCTGGTAAAAAGCGTGGCACGCGGCAGTATCGGCGGCTTCCTGTACCTGGAAGTGCTGGATGCCTCGTTCAGCTTTGACGGCGTGATCGGCGCCTTCGCCATCACCAACGACGTCGTCGTCATCATGCTGGGCCTGGCCATCGGCGCCATGTTCGTGCGTTCGATGACGGTCTTCCTCGTGCACAAGGGTACCCTGGACGAATTCGTCTACCTCGAGCACGGTGCCCATTATGCGATCGGCATCCTCGCCCTGATCATGCTGGCGTCCGTCAAATACCATATTCCGGAGTGGTTCACGGGCCTGTCGGGCGTGGCTTTCATCCTGGTCTCGCTGTGGTCATCCTTGCGTTATCGCAAACGGCACGCGGCACAAGCTTGA
- a CDS encoding divergent PAP2 family protein translates to MDIAYLVTPLIAWILVGPIKFLINSARTRQWAFGLVGNGGFPSNHSAVVSSMATLIALREGIGHPAFGVAVTLAFIVIIDANSLRQHVGKQAAAINRLAKEAGSAAHKTLRERMGHTLVEIAGGLCTGVAIGFLINTVFAR, encoded by the coding sequence GTGGATATCGCTTACCTCGTCACGCCCCTGATCGCCTGGATCCTGGTCGGACCGATCAAATTCCTGATCAACAGTGCCCGCACGCGGCAATGGGCGTTCGGCCTGGTCGGCAATGGCGGTTTTCCCAGCAACCATAGCGCCGTCGTGTCCAGCATGGCAACGCTGATCGCCTTGCGCGAAGGCATCGGCCATCCCGCCTTCGGCGTGGCCGTGACCTTGGCCTTCATCGTCATCATCGACGCCAACAGCCTGCGCCAGCACGTGGGCAAGCAGGCTGCCGCCATCAACCGCCTGGCCAAGGAAGCGGGCAGCGCCGCGCACAAGACCTTGCGCGAGCGCATGGGCCACACGCTGGTGGAAATCGCCGGCGGCCTGTGCACGGGCGTGGCCATCGGTTTCCTGATCAACACCGTGTTTGCCCGGTAG
- a CDS encoding efflux RND transporter periplasmic adaptor subunit yields the protein MLRKTLFVLAIASALTACGKESKDPGKGGKDGKEQAGAAVNLLVSPEDLLTIQSNALASGPVITGSVQPERNADLRAEVSAVVIQVLKENGEIVKRGDVLVRLDETAIRDSLNSAEEASRASSQVLEQSERMFQRMKTLRASGMTSTQALEDAEIRRNNAQSDLSAAKSRAAQARQQLQRTLVRAPFDGIVSERKVSNGDTAQVGKELIKVIDPTSMRLEGLVSADKIGVVKVGQPVLFRINGYPGQDFAGKVRRVDPAANAVTRQVAVLVDFNDKEQPRVAGLYAEGRIETETVSALMIPDSALVKAGDVTYTWKVKDKALHKVNLRIGARDVRTGQWEVQSGLASGDTVLRTPGSTFKDGQKVELTAAKAVPAAAVASSSVAVAGKGN from the coding sequence ATGTTGCGCAAAACCCTGTTTGTTCTGGCAATCGCTTCTGCCCTGACCGCCTGCGGCAAAGAGTCCAAAGATCCCGGCAAGGGCGGCAAGGATGGCAAGGAACAGGCGGGCGCCGCCGTCAATCTGCTCGTCTCTCCGGAAGACTTGCTGACCATCCAGAGCAATGCGCTGGCGTCCGGCCCCGTCATCACCGGTTCCGTGCAGCCCGAGCGCAACGCGGACTTGCGCGCCGAAGTGTCGGCCGTCGTGATCCAGGTACTGAAGGAAAATGGCGAAATCGTCAAACGGGGCGACGTGCTCGTGCGCCTGGACGAAACGGCCATCCGCGACAGCCTCAATTCGGCCGAGGAAGCGAGCCGTGCTTCGAGCCAGGTGCTGGAACAGTCCGAACGCATGTTCCAGCGCATGAAAACCCTGCGCGCCTCGGGCATGACGTCGACGCAGGCGCTGGAAGACGCGGAAATCCGCCGCAACAATGCGCAAAGCGATCTGTCGGCCGCGAAAAGCCGCGCCGCCCAGGCCCGCCAGCAGTTGCAGCGCACCCTCGTGCGCGCGCCGTTCGACGGCATCGTGAGCGAGCGCAAGGTCTCGAATGGCGATACGGCGCAAGTCGGCAAGGAATTGATCAAGGTCATCGATCCGACCAGCATGCGCCTCGAAGGCCTGGTGTCGGCCGACAAGATCGGCGTCGTCAAGGTGGGCCAGCCCGTGCTGTTCCGCATCAATGGCTATCCGGGCCAGGATTTCGCGGGCAAGGTGCGCCGTGTCGATCCTGCCGCCAACGCCGTCACGCGCCAGGTGGCCGTGCTGGTCGATTTCAACGACAAGGAACAGCCGCGCGTGGCGGGCCTGTACGCGGAAGGGCGCATCGAGACGGAAACCGTCAGCGCGCTGATGATCCCCGACTCGGCCCTAGTGAAGGCGGGCGACGTCACGTACACGTGGAAAGTCAAGGACAAGGCCTTGCATAAAGTGAATTTGCGCATCGGCGCGCGCGACGTGCGCACGGGCCAATGGGAAGTGCAAAGCGGCCTGGCCAGCGGCGATACCGTGCTGCGCACGCCGGGCTCGACCTTCAAGGATGGGCAGAAAGTGGAATTGACGGCAGCCAAAGCCGTGCCCGCCGCCGCCGTGGCCAGCAGCAGCGTCGCCGTTGCCGGTAAAGGAAACTAA
- a CDS encoding efflux RND transporter permease subunit: protein MFLSDFSIKRPTATIVLILAMMCVGLLALKKLRVNQNPDVEVPFIVVSIPYPGASPDTVEREVVNRLEKSLQSISGVTEVNSDSNEGAASIFLKFSFNTNLIEASDNIRNAIAAVRYKLPTEMREPILQRIDPAAEPIMQLALSSNSQSHAEISRLAEDVLSDRFRTVDGVALVNVGGSLKRELSVLLRAEKLREYNVSVSDVVTALRNQNTNAPVGKVRGTLDEKSIRLVGRIESPSDFEKVVIKRRGDEIVRLAQVATIEDGFAEVNSLSMRSGKPNVGISITRVRDASTVSVANKIRDMVAEINKTLPKGTILQVTRDGGENAQHSLNNVIESLVLGAVLTIFVVYAFLNSWRSTLITALSLPTSVIAAFIAVWLCGFTLNFMTLLGLSLAIGVLIDDAIVVRENIVRHMQMGKDRRTAALEGTAEIGMAVAATTFSIIAVFIPVAFMPGISGEWFRPFALTVTCSVLVSLGISFTLDPMLSAYWGDPVEEHSAPKKGIGRVLEKFNHWFDHQADRYGRVIAWALHHRRWMAVIAFGSLVGAIVLHATHGGTSFLPASDSGNLMINVRTPSSSSIEYSRLKLEAAAVLARTLPETKDTNSSINAGGGRVYVDIGKRNTRKRSAKEIAVELREKMSRLVGAEYVVQDDLSNGSQKPIQVEFTGPDSRKLMEITNAYMDKLRAIPGAVDVGLSEQDPKNELQIELNRGLANSMGISVNDAAQSLRVAFAGVEVGDWVDPTGETRDVAVRLHPDDRVASENIERLPISVTGTSQMVPLDQIATITMGKGPSGIEHKNGKRTITVSANAQGRSNGEVTSDAMKLANSIDFPPGYGLALGGAGQDQQELFTEMLIALVMGIGLMYLILVMQFGSFTAPVAVMMSLPLSLIGVVVALVITNNTLNLMSFIGIIMLMGLVAKNAILLLDAARKREEEGHGREDALMYAGRMRLRPILMTTFALIAGMFPVALGLGEGGEFYRPLAIAIIGGTITSTILTLLVVPTFYDSIEIARDGAVAKFHRRAARMPVAFALILTLLECVLTLLLVRFVYRMLKKAVLFLMGRRAPKAVPVGLQK, encoded by the coding sequence ATGTTCCTTTCCGATTTCAGTATCAAGCGGCCCACGGCCACCATCGTCCTGATCCTGGCGATGATGTGCGTCGGCTTGCTGGCGCTCAAGAAACTGCGCGTCAACCAGAATCCGGACGTCGAAGTGCCGTTCATCGTCGTCAGCATTCCTTACCCTGGCGCATCGCCCGACACGGTCGAGCGCGAAGTGGTGAACCGCCTGGAAAAGTCGCTGCAGAGCATTTCCGGCGTGACCGAGGTCAACAGCGATTCCAACGAGGGGGCCGCCAGCATCTTCCTGAAGTTTTCCTTCAATACCAATTTGATCGAAGCGTCCGACAATATCCGCAATGCGATTGCCGCCGTGCGCTACAAGTTGCCGACGGAAATGCGCGAACCGATCTTGCAGCGCATCGACCCGGCTGCCGAACCGATCATGCAGCTGGCGCTGTCGTCGAATTCGCAAAGCCACGCGGAAATTTCGCGCCTGGCCGAGGACGTGCTGTCGGACCGCTTCCGCACCGTCGATGGCGTGGCGCTCGTCAACGTGGGCGGTTCGCTCAAGCGCGAACTGTCCGTGCTGCTGAGGGCGGAAAAATTGCGTGAATACAATGTGTCCGTCAGCGACGTCGTCACCGCCTTGCGCAACCAGAATACCAATGCCCCCGTGGGCAAGGTGCGCGGCACGCTGGACGAGAAAAGCATCCGCCTCGTGGGCCGCATCGAGTCGCCAAGCGACTTCGAAAAAGTGGTGATCAAGCGCCGCGGCGACGAAATCGTGCGCCTGGCGCAAGTGGCCACCATCGAAGATGGCTTTGCCGAAGTCAACAGCCTGAGCATGCGCAGCGGCAAGCCCAACGTGGGCATTTCGATCACCCGCGTGCGCGACGCTTCCACCGTCAGCGTGGCCAACAAGATCCGCGACATGGTGGCGGAAATCAACAAGACCTTGCCGAAAGGCACGATCCTCCAAGTGACGCGCGACGGCGGCGAAAACGCCCAGCACAGCTTGAACAACGTGATCGAATCGCTGGTGCTGGGTGCCGTGCTGACGATCTTCGTCGTCTACGCCTTTTTGAACTCCTGGCGTTCGACCCTGATCACGGCGCTGAGCCTGCCCACGTCCGTGATTGCCGCCTTCATCGCCGTGTGGCTGTGCGGCTTTACCCTGAACTTCATGACCTTGCTGGGTCTGTCGCTGGCCATCGGCGTGCTGATCGATGACGCCATCGTCGTGCGCGAAAACATCGTGCGCCACATGCAGATGGGCAAGGACCGCCGCACGGCCGCGCTGGAAGGCACGGCCGAGATCGGCATGGCCGTGGCCGCCACGACCTTCTCCATCATCGCCGTCTTCATTCCCGTGGCCTTCATGCCGGGGATCTCGGGCGAATGGTTCCGTCCGTTTGCCTTGACGGTGACGTGCTCGGTGCTCGTCAGCCTGGGCATCTCGTTTACGCTCGACCCCATGCTGTCGGCCTACTGGGGTGACCCGGTCGAGGAACATTCGGCGCCGAAAAAAGGCATCGGCCGCGTGCTGGAAAAATTCAACCACTGGTTCGACCACCAGGCCGACCGCTATGGCCGCGTGATCGCCTGGGCCCTGCATCACCGCCGCTGGATGGCCGTCATCGCCTTCGGCAGCCTGGTGGGCGCCATCGTTCTGCATGCAACGCATGGCGGCACGAGTTTCCTGCCTGCATCCGATTCGGGCAACCTGATGATCAATGTGCGCACGCCATCGTCGAGCAGCATCGAGTATTCGCGTCTGAAACTGGAAGCGGCGGCCGTGCTGGCGCGTACCTTGCCTGAAACCAAGGATACCAACAGCTCCATCAATGCGGGCGGCGGACGTGTGTATGTCGACATCGGCAAGCGCAACACCCGCAAGCGTTCGGCCAAGGAAATCGCGGTCGAGCTGCGCGAGAAGATGTCGCGCCTGGTGGGCGCCGAATACGTGGTGCAGGATGACTTGAGCAACGGTTCGCAAAAACCGATCCAGGTGGAATTCACGGGCCCGGATTCGCGCAAGCTGATGGAAATCACGAATGCCTACATGGACAAGCTGCGCGCCATTCCCGGCGCCGTCGACGTGGGCCTGTCCGAGCAGGACCCGAAGAACGAGCTGCAGATTGAGCTCAACCGTGGCCTGGCCAACTCGATGGGTATTTCCGTCAACGACGCGGCGCAATCGTTGCGTGTGGCCTTTGCCGGCGTGGAAGTGGGCGACTGGGTCGATCCGACGGGCGAGACGCGCGACGTGGCCGTGCGCCTGCATCCCGACGACCGCGTGGCCTCGGAAAATATCGAGCGCCTGCCGATCAGCGTGACGGGCACGTCGCAAATGGTGCCGCTCGACCAGATTGCCACCATTACCATGGGCAAGGGCCCGTCCGGCATCGAGCACAAGAATGGCAAGCGCACGATCACCGTGTCGGCCAATGCGCAAGGCCGCTCGAACGGCGAAGTGACGAGCGACGCCATGAAGCTGGCCAATTCCATCGACTTCCCGCCTGGCTACGGCCTGGCGCTGGGCGGCGCGGGACAAGACCAGCAAGAGCTGTTCACGGAAATGCTGATCGCGCTGGTGATGGGTATCGGCCTGATGTATTTGATCCTGGTGATGCAGTTTGGTTCCTTCACGGCGCCGGTGGCCGTGATGATGTCCTTGCCGCTCAGCCTGATCGGCGTGGTGGTGGCGCTGGTGATCACGAACAACACCCTCAACCTGATGAGCTTTATCGGCATCATCATGCTGATGGGCCTGGTCGCCAAGAATGCCATCCTGCTGCTGGACGCGGCGCGCAAGCGCGAGGAAGAGGGCCATGGCCGCGAAGACGCGCTCATGTATGCGGGCCGCATGCGGCTGCGCCCCATCCTGATGACGACGTTCGCGCTGATCGCCGGCATGTTCCCCGTGGCGCTGGGCCTGGGCGAGGGCGGCGAGTTCTACCGCCCGTTGGCGATCGCCATTATCGGCGGCACCATCACCTCGACGATTCTGACCCTGCTGGTCGTGCCGACCTTCTATGACAGCATCGAGATCGCCCGTGATGGCGCCGTGGCCAAGTTCCACCGCCGCGCCGCGCGCATGCCCGTGGCTTTTGCCCTGATCCTGACCTTGCTCGAGTGCGTGCTGACCCTGCTGCTGGTGCGCTTCGTCTACCGCATGCTGAAGAAGGCCGTGCTGTTCCTGATGGGACGCCGCGCGCCGAAAGCGGTGCCGGTCGGCCTGCAAAAGTAA